From the Manis javanica isolate MJ-LG chromosome 11, MJ_LKY, whole genome shotgun sequence genome, one window contains:
- the CR2 gene encoding complement receptor type 2 isoform X6, which produces MGAAHLLCVFLALAAPGVLGISCDSPPPIKNGRSGYSSGPLPLGTFLRYSCLGGFRLIGEKNIFCISKDQVKGIWDKAAPICEPFNRNSVCPEPIVPGGYKAKTSRPPYKHGDSVTFTCNANFTMKGNKSVWCQANKTWGPTPLPTCESDFHLECPPLPVILNGHHTGNNAGPAAPGVSVTYSCDPGYLLNGEKTIRCLSTGDWSAVIPTCEEAQCESPGPLLNGQIKGPAGLRVGVIVYFSCNEGYQLQGQPSSQCVIAEEKASWTRMPVCKEIFCPPPSSVLNGRHSGSSSVNFPYGSTVTYTCDPDPEEGVSFILMGEKTIRCITDSQKNGAWSGPAPHCELATSAVRCPPPQILRGQILSGQKDQYSYNNTVEFACLLGFTMKGSPRVRCNAQGTWEPSAPVCEKECQAPPKILNGKKEDRRMIYFDPGTSMKYSCDPGYELVGEASIHCTAEGVWTPAAPKCEVAECEPIGKQLFKKPQDQFIRPDVNSSCDEGYRLDGSVYQQCKGTIPWFIEIRLCKEITCPPPPVIYNGTHTGSSTEDTVYGTTVTYTCNPGPEAGVTFHLIGESTIHCTSDDQERGIWSHPAPLCNFSLPAVKCSHVHVANGYKISGKEAPYFYNDSVTFKCNDGFTLRGSSKIRCKASNTWDPEIPVCEKEAPCHPVGEDLHKLPADSHIISVNTSCQVGYQLTGYAYRKCQDAENGVWFQRILLCKVIYCQPPPEIDKGRHRSVMVKHFLYGNEVSYECDQEYYLLGEKTLRCISGSEEHGSWSGPPPQCLKSPAVTHCPNPEIKHGYKLNNSHSLYSHNDIVYVACNPGFIMNGSHLIRCHTSNKWVPGVPTCIKMASLGCQPPLKIPNGNHSGGDTARFSPGMSILYSCEQGYQLVGEALLLCTHMGNWSQPTPYCKEVNCSFPEYMHGIQEGPEPGKMYQYGTVVTVECEDGFTLEGSPQSQCQDDHRWNPPLPVCKSPGSLALLICGISASLVFLIVLISITSCMIFKYKQRNYYTNTSPKEDRHFEIQEIYPIDPYNPAS; this is translated from the exons GAATTTCTTGTGACTCTCCTCCTCCTATCAAAAATGGTAGGAGTGGTTACTCCTCTGGTCCCTTACCTCTTGGCACTTTTCTAAGGTACTCTTGCCTCGGTGGCTTCCGTCTCAttggagaaaaaaacattttttgtataAGTAAAGACCAAGTGAAAGGAATCTGGGATAAAGCTGCTCCTATATGTGAACCATTCAATAGAAATTCTGTTTGCCCTGAGCCCATAGTACCAGGGGGATACAAAGCTAAGACGTCCAGACCACCATACAAACATGGTGATTCTGTGACATTTACCTGCAATGCCAACTTCACCATGAAAGGAAACAAATCTGTTTGGTGCCAAGCAAATAAAACATGGGGGCCGACACCACTACCAACCTGTGAGAGTG ATTTCCACCTGGAGTGCCCACCACTTCCCGTGATCCTTAATGGACATCATACAGGGAACAATGCTGGCCCCGCTGCCCCAGGAGTGTCTGTGACTTACAGCTGTGACCCTGGTTACTTACTTAATGGAGAAAAGACCATTCGCTGTTTGTCTACAGGAGACTGGAGTGCTGTCATTCCCACATGTGAAG AGGCACAGTGTGAATCTCCAGGACCATTGCTCAACGGGCAGATAAAGGGGCCTGCGGGTCTTAGGGTTGGCGTAATTGTGTACTTCTCCTGTAACGAAGG GTATCAATTACAAGGCCAACCTTCTAGTCAGTGTGTAATTGCCGAGGAGAAGGCTTCTTGGACCAGGATGCCCGTATGTAAAG AAATTTTTTGCCCGCCACCTTCTTCTGTTCTCAATGGAAGACATTCAGGCAGCTCTTCAGTGAACTTTCCATATGGAAGCACAGTCACTTACACCTGTGACCCGGACCCAGAGGAAGGAGTCAGCTTCATCCTTATGGGGGAGAAAACCATCCGTTGTATCACTGATAGTCAGAAGAACGGGGCCTGGAGTGGCCCGGCCCCACACTGTGAACTTGCGACTTCTGCAGTTAGGTGTCCACCTCCCCAAATCCTAAGAGGCCAAATATTATCTGGGCAGAAAGATCAATATTCTTATAACAACACTGTGGAATTTGCTTGCCTGTTGGGCTTCACCATGAAGGGCAGCCCAAGAGTCCGATGTAATGCCCAGGGCACCTGGGAGCCGTCAGCACCCGTCTGTGAAAAGG aGTGCCAAGCCCCTCCTAAAATCCTCAATGGGAAAAAGGAAGATAGGCGCATGATCTACTTTGACCCTGGAACATCCATGAAATATAGCTGTGACCCTGGCTATGAATTGGTGGGAGAAGCATCCATACATTGTACCGCTGAGGGCGTGTGGACACCCGCTGCCCCTAAGTGCGAAG TGGCAGAATGTGAACCCATAGGAAAGCAACTCTTTAAAAAACCCCAGGATCAATTCATTAGACCAGATGTTAACTCTTCTTGCGATGAAGG GTACCGGTTAGATGGGAGTGTTTATCAGCAGTGTAAAGGCACAATTCCATGGTTTATAGAGATTCGTCTTTGTAAAG AAATCACCTGCCCACCGCCCCCTGTCATCTACAATGGGACACACACAGGAAGTTCCACCGAAGACACTGTGTATGGGACCACCGTCACTTACACGTGCAACCCGGGGCCAGAGGCAGGAGTGACGTTCCACCTCATCGGGGAGAGCACCATCCATTGTACGAGCGACGATCAGGAGAGAGGCATCTGGAGCCACCCTGCTCCTCTCTGTAACTTTTCCCTGCCTGCTGTGAAGTGCTCACATGTTCATGTTGCAAACGGGTACAAGATATCTGGCAAGGAAGCCCCGTATTTCTACAATGACAGTGTGACATTCAAGTGTAACGACGGGTTTACTTTGAGAGGCAGCAGTAAAATCCGTTGCAAAGCCAGTAACACCTGGGATCCTGAAATACCAGTTTGTGAAAAAG AAGCACCATGTCATCCGGTGGGAGAAGACCTTCATAAGCTTCCAGCTGATTCACACATCATATCAGTTAATACATCCTGTCAAGTTGG GTACCAGTTGACTGGATATGCTTATCGGAAGTGTCAAGATGCTGAGAATGGAGTTTGGTTCCAGAGGATTCTACTTTGTAAAG TTATTTACTGTCAGCCTCCACCAGAGATTGACAAGGGGAGGCACAGAAGCGTGATGGTAAAACACTTTCTGTATGGCAATGAAGTCTCTTATGAATGTGACCAAGAATACTATCTTCTGGGAGAGAAAACTCTGCGATGCATCAGTGGCTCTGAAGAGCATGGATCCTGGAGTGGACCTCCCCCACAGTGCCTAAAATCTCCTGCTGTGACTCACTGCCCTAACCCAGAAATCAAACATGGATACAAGCTAAATAACAGTCACTCTTTATATTCCCACAATGACATAGTGTATGTTGCCTGCAATCCAGGCTTCATCATGAATGGCAGTCACTTGATCAGGTGTCACACCAGTAACAAATGGGTGCCAGGTGTACCGACTTGTATCAAAATGG CTTCCTTGGGATGCCAACCCCCACTTAAGATCCCCAACGGGAATCATTCTGGTGGAGATACAGCTCGATTTTCTCCTGGAATGTCAATCTTGTACAGCTGTGAGCAAGGCTACCAGCTGGTGGGAGAGGCACTCCTTCTTTGCACACATATGGGAAACTGGAGTCAACCTACCCCTTATTGTAAAG aagttAACTGTAGCTTCCCAGAGTATATGCATGGAATCCAGGAGGGGCCAGAACCTGGGAAAATGTATCAGTATGGCACTGTTGTCACCGTGGAGTGTGAAGACGGGTTCACCCTGGAAGGCAGTCCCCAGAGTCAGTGTCAGGACGACCACCGATGGAACCCTCCCCTGCCTGTCTGCAAATCACCAG GCTCCCTTGCTCTTCTTATTTGTG GTATTTCTGCAAGTTTAGTATTTCTTATCGTCTTGATTAGCATCACCTCGTGCATGATATTCAAATACAAACAACG CAATTATTATACAAACACAAGCCCTAAGGAAGATCGTCACTTTGAAATACAAGAAATATATCCTATTGATCCATACAACCCAGCAAGCTAA
- the CR2 gene encoding complement receptor type 2 isoform X5, protein MGAAHLLCVFLALAAPGVLGISCDSPPPIKNGRSGYSSGPLPLGTFLRYSCLGGFRLIGEKNIFCISKDQVKGIWDKAAPICEPFNRNSVCPEPIVPGGYKAKTSRPPYKHGDSVTFTCNANFTMKGNKSVWCQANKTWGPTPLPTCESDFHLECPPLPVILNGHHTGNNAGPAAPGVSVTYSCDPGYLLNGEKTIRCLSTGDWSAVIPTCEEAQCESPGPLLNGQIKGPAGLRVGVIVYFSCNEGYQLQGQPSSQCVIAEEKASWTRMPVCKEIFCPPPSSVLNGRHSGSSSVNFPYGSTVTYTCDPDPEEGVSFILMGEKTIRCITDSQKNGAWSGPAPHCELATSAVRCPPPQILRGQILSGQKDQYSYNNTVEFACLLGFTMKGSPRVRCNAQGTWEPSAPVCEKECQAPPKILNGKKEDRRMIYFDPGTSMKYSCDPGYELVGEASIHCTAEGVWTPAAPKCEVAECEPIGKQLFKKPQDQFIRPDVNSSCDEGYRLDGSVYQQCKGTIPWFIEIRLCKEITCPPPPVIYNGTHTGSSTEDTVYGTTVTYTCNPGPEAGVTFHLIGESTIHCTSDDQERGIWSHPAPLCNFSLPAVKCSHVHVANGYKISGKEAPYFYNDSVTFKCNDGFTLRGSSKIRCKASNTWDPEIPVCEKGCQPPPGLQHGQHTGGNRVLFVSGMTVNYTCDPGYLLVGNKSIHCMPSGNWSPSPPRCEEAPCHPVGEDLHKLPADSHIISVNTSCQVGYQLTGYAYRKCQDAENGVWFQRILLCKVIYCQPPPEIDKGRHRSVMVKHFLYGNEVSYECDQEYYLLGEKTLRCISGSEEHGSWSGPPPQCLKSPAVTHCPNPEIKHGYKLNNSHSLYSHNDIVYVACNPGFIMNGSHLIRCHTSNKWVPGVPTCIKMASLGCQPPLKIPNGNHSGGDTARFSPGMSILYSCEQGYQLVGEALLLCTHMGNWSQPTPYCKEVNCSFPEYMHGIQEGPEPGKMYQYGTVVTVECEDGFTLEGSPQSQCQDDHRWNPPLPVCKSPGSLALLICGISASLVFLIVLISITSCMIFKYKQRNYYTNTSPKEDRHFEIQEIYPIDPYNPAS, encoded by the exons GAATTTCTTGTGACTCTCCTCCTCCTATCAAAAATGGTAGGAGTGGTTACTCCTCTGGTCCCTTACCTCTTGGCACTTTTCTAAGGTACTCTTGCCTCGGTGGCTTCCGTCTCAttggagaaaaaaacattttttgtataAGTAAAGACCAAGTGAAAGGAATCTGGGATAAAGCTGCTCCTATATGTGAACCATTCAATAGAAATTCTGTTTGCCCTGAGCCCATAGTACCAGGGGGATACAAAGCTAAGACGTCCAGACCACCATACAAACATGGTGATTCTGTGACATTTACCTGCAATGCCAACTTCACCATGAAAGGAAACAAATCTGTTTGGTGCCAAGCAAATAAAACATGGGGGCCGACACCACTACCAACCTGTGAGAGTG ATTTCCACCTGGAGTGCCCACCACTTCCCGTGATCCTTAATGGACATCATACAGGGAACAATGCTGGCCCCGCTGCCCCAGGAGTGTCTGTGACTTACAGCTGTGACCCTGGTTACTTACTTAATGGAGAAAAGACCATTCGCTGTTTGTCTACAGGAGACTGGAGTGCTGTCATTCCCACATGTGAAG AGGCACAGTGTGAATCTCCAGGACCATTGCTCAACGGGCAGATAAAGGGGCCTGCGGGTCTTAGGGTTGGCGTAATTGTGTACTTCTCCTGTAACGAAGG GTATCAATTACAAGGCCAACCTTCTAGTCAGTGTGTAATTGCCGAGGAGAAGGCTTCTTGGACCAGGATGCCCGTATGTAAAG AAATTTTTTGCCCGCCACCTTCTTCTGTTCTCAATGGAAGACATTCAGGCAGCTCTTCAGTGAACTTTCCATATGGAAGCACAGTCACTTACACCTGTGACCCGGACCCAGAGGAAGGAGTCAGCTTCATCCTTATGGGGGAGAAAACCATCCGTTGTATCACTGATAGTCAGAAGAACGGGGCCTGGAGTGGCCCGGCCCCACACTGTGAACTTGCGACTTCTGCAGTTAGGTGTCCACCTCCCCAAATCCTAAGAGGCCAAATATTATCTGGGCAGAAAGATCAATATTCTTATAACAACACTGTGGAATTTGCTTGCCTGTTGGGCTTCACCATGAAGGGCAGCCCAAGAGTCCGATGTAATGCCCAGGGCACCTGGGAGCCGTCAGCACCCGTCTGTGAAAAGG aGTGCCAAGCCCCTCCTAAAATCCTCAATGGGAAAAAGGAAGATAGGCGCATGATCTACTTTGACCCTGGAACATCCATGAAATATAGCTGTGACCCTGGCTATGAATTGGTGGGAGAAGCATCCATACATTGTACCGCTGAGGGCGTGTGGACACCCGCTGCCCCTAAGTGCGAAG TGGCAGAATGTGAACCCATAGGAAAGCAACTCTTTAAAAAACCCCAGGATCAATTCATTAGACCAGATGTTAACTCTTCTTGCGATGAAGG GTACCGGTTAGATGGGAGTGTTTATCAGCAGTGTAAAGGCACAATTCCATGGTTTATAGAGATTCGTCTTTGTAAAG AAATCACCTGCCCACCGCCCCCTGTCATCTACAATGGGACACACACAGGAAGTTCCACCGAAGACACTGTGTATGGGACCACCGTCACTTACACGTGCAACCCGGGGCCAGAGGCAGGAGTGACGTTCCACCTCATCGGGGAGAGCACCATCCATTGTACGAGCGACGATCAGGAGAGAGGCATCTGGAGCCACCCTGCTCCTCTCTGTAACTTTTCCCTGCCTGCTGTGAAGTGCTCACATGTTCATGTTGCAAACGGGTACAAGATATCTGGCAAGGAAGCCCCGTATTTCTACAATGACAGTGTGACATTCAAGTGTAACGACGGGTTTACTTTGAGAGGCAGCAGTAAAATCCGTTGCAAAGCCAGTAACACCTGGGATCCTGAAATACCAGTTTGTGAAAAAG GCTGCCAGCCACCTCCTGGGCTCCAGCACGGTCAGCACACAGGTGGAAATAGGGTCCTCTTTGTCTCTGGGATGACAGTAAACTACACCTGTGACCCTGGCTACTTGCTTGTGGGAAACAAATCCATTCACTGTATGCCTTCAGGAAATTGGAGTCCTTCTCCCCCTCGGTGTGAAG AAGCACCATGTCATCCGGTGGGAGAAGACCTTCATAAGCTTCCAGCTGATTCACACATCATATCAGTTAATACATCCTGTCAAGTTGG GTACCAGTTGACTGGATATGCTTATCGGAAGTGTCAAGATGCTGAGAATGGAGTTTGGTTCCAGAGGATTCTACTTTGTAAAG TTATTTACTGTCAGCCTCCACCAGAGATTGACAAGGGGAGGCACAGAAGCGTGATGGTAAAACACTTTCTGTATGGCAATGAAGTCTCTTATGAATGTGACCAAGAATACTATCTTCTGGGAGAGAAAACTCTGCGATGCATCAGTGGCTCTGAAGAGCATGGATCCTGGAGTGGACCTCCCCCACAGTGCCTAAAATCTCCTGCTGTGACTCACTGCCCTAACCCAGAAATCAAACATGGATACAAGCTAAATAACAGTCACTCTTTATATTCCCACAATGACATAGTGTATGTTGCCTGCAATCCAGGCTTCATCATGAATGGCAGTCACTTGATCAGGTGTCACACCAGTAACAAATGGGTGCCAGGTGTACCGACTTGTATCAAAATGG CTTCCTTGGGATGCCAACCCCCACTTAAGATCCCCAACGGGAATCATTCTGGTGGAGATACAGCTCGATTTTCTCCTGGAATGTCAATCTTGTACAGCTGTGAGCAAGGCTACCAGCTGGTGGGAGAGGCACTCCTTCTTTGCACACATATGGGAAACTGGAGTCAACCTACCCCTTATTGTAAAG aagttAACTGTAGCTTCCCAGAGTATATGCATGGAATCCAGGAGGGGCCAGAACCTGGGAAAATGTATCAGTATGGCACTGTTGTCACCGTGGAGTGTGAAGACGGGTTCACCCTGGAAGGCAGTCCCCAGAGTCAGTGTCAGGACGACCACCGATGGAACCCTCCCCTGCCTGTCTGCAAATCACCAG GCTCCCTTGCTCTTCTTATTTGTG GTATTTCTGCAAGTTTAGTATTTCTTATCGTCTTGATTAGCATCACCTCGTGCATGATATTCAAATACAAACAACG CAATTATTATACAAACACAAGCCCTAAGGAAGATCGTCACTTTGAAATACAAGAAATATATCCTATTGATCCATACAACCCAGCAAGCTAA
- the CR2 gene encoding complement receptor type 2 isoform X4 has protein sequence MGAAHLLCVFLALAAPGVLGISCDSPPPIKNGRSGYSSGPLPLGTFLRYSCLGGFRLIGEKNIFCISKDQVKGIWDKAAPICEPFNRNSVCPEPIVPGGYKAKTSRPPYKHGDSVTFTCNANFTMKGNKSVWCQANKTWGPTPLPTCESDFHLECPPLPVILNGHHTGNNAGPAAPGVSVTYSCDPGYLLNGEKTIRCLSTGDWSAVIPTCEEAQCESPGPLLNGQIKGPAGLRVGVIVYFSCNEGYQLQGQPSSQCVIAEEKASWTRMPVCKEIFCPPPSSVLNGRHSGSSSVNFPYGSTVTYTCDPDPEEGVSFILMGEKTIRCITDSQKNGAWSGPAPHCELATSAVRCPPPQILRGQILSGQKDQYSYNNTVEFACLLGFTMKGSPRVRCNAQGTWEPSAPVCEKECQAPPKILNGKKEDRRMIYFDPGTSMKYSCDPGYELVGEASIHCTAEGVWTPAAPKCEVAECEPIGKQLFKKPQDQFIRPDVNSSCDEGYRLDGSVYQQCKGTIPWFIEIRLCKEITCPPPPVIYNGTHTGSSTEDTVYGTTVTYTCNPGPEAGVTFHLIGESTIHCTSDDQERGIWSHPAPLCNFSLPAVKCSHVHVANGYKISGKEAPYFYNDSVTFKCNDGFTLRGSSKIRCKASNTWDPEIPVCEKVLSSGCQPPPGLQHGQHTGGNRVLFVSGMTVNYTCDPGYLLVGNKSIHCMPSGNWSPSPPRCEEAPCHPVGEDLHKLPADSHIISVNTSCQVGYQLTGYAYRKCQDAENGVWFQRILLCKVIYCQPPPEIDKGRHRSVMVKHFLYGNEVSYECDQEYYLLGEKTLRCISGSEEHGSWSGPPPQCLKSPAVTHCPNPEIKHGYKLNNSHSLYSHNDIVYVACNPGFIMNGSHLIRCHTSNKWVPGVPTCIKMASLGCQPPLKIPNGNHSGGDTARFSPGMSILYSCEQGYQLVGEALLLCTHMGNWSQPTPYCKEVNCSFPEYMHGIQEGPEPGKMYQYGTVVTVECEDGFTLEGSPQSQCQDDHRWNPPLPVCKSPGSLALLICGISASLVFLIVLISITSCMIFKYKQRNYYTNTSPKEDRHFEIQEIYPIDPYNPAS, from the exons GAATTTCTTGTGACTCTCCTCCTCCTATCAAAAATGGTAGGAGTGGTTACTCCTCTGGTCCCTTACCTCTTGGCACTTTTCTAAGGTACTCTTGCCTCGGTGGCTTCCGTCTCAttggagaaaaaaacattttttgtataAGTAAAGACCAAGTGAAAGGAATCTGGGATAAAGCTGCTCCTATATGTGAACCATTCAATAGAAATTCTGTTTGCCCTGAGCCCATAGTACCAGGGGGATACAAAGCTAAGACGTCCAGACCACCATACAAACATGGTGATTCTGTGACATTTACCTGCAATGCCAACTTCACCATGAAAGGAAACAAATCTGTTTGGTGCCAAGCAAATAAAACATGGGGGCCGACACCACTACCAACCTGTGAGAGTG ATTTCCACCTGGAGTGCCCACCACTTCCCGTGATCCTTAATGGACATCATACAGGGAACAATGCTGGCCCCGCTGCCCCAGGAGTGTCTGTGACTTACAGCTGTGACCCTGGTTACTTACTTAATGGAGAAAAGACCATTCGCTGTTTGTCTACAGGAGACTGGAGTGCTGTCATTCCCACATGTGAAG AGGCACAGTGTGAATCTCCAGGACCATTGCTCAACGGGCAGATAAAGGGGCCTGCGGGTCTTAGGGTTGGCGTAATTGTGTACTTCTCCTGTAACGAAGG GTATCAATTACAAGGCCAACCTTCTAGTCAGTGTGTAATTGCCGAGGAGAAGGCTTCTTGGACCAGGATGCCCGTATGTAAAG AAATTTTTTGCCCGCCACCTTCTTCTGTTCTCAATGGAAGACATTCAGGCAGCTCTTCAGTGAACTTTCCATATGGAAGCACAGTCACTTACACCTGTGACCCGGACCCAGAGGAAGGAGTCAGCTTCATCCTTATGGGGGAGAAAACCATCCGTTGTATCACTGATAGTCAGAAGAACGGGGCCTGGAGTGGCCCGGCCCCACACTGTGAACTTGCGACTTCTGCAGTTAGGTGTCCACCTCCCCAAATCCTAAGAGGCCAAATATTATCTGGGCAGAAAGATCAATATTCTTATAACAACACTGTGGAATTTGCTTGCCTGTTGGGCTTCACCATGAAGGGCAGCCCAAGAGTCCGATGTAATGCCCAGGGCACCTGGGAGCCGTCAGCACCCGTCTGTGAAAAGG aGTGCCAAGCCCCTCCTAAAATCCTCAATGGGAAAAAGGAAGATAGGCGCATGATCTACTTTGACCCTGGAACATCCATGAAATATAGCTGTGACCCTGGCTATGAATTGGTGGGAGAAGCATCCATACATTGTACCGCTGAGGGCGTGTGGACACCCGCTGCCCCTAAGTGCGAAG TGGCAGAATGTGAACCCATAGGAAAGCAACTCTTTAAAAAACCCCAGGATCAATTCATTAGACCAGATGTTAACTCTTCTTGCGATGAAGG GTACCGGTTAGATGGGAGTGTTTATCAGCAGTGTAAAGGCACAATTCCATGGTTTATAGAGATTCGTCTTTGTAAAG AAATCACCTGCCCACCGCCCCCTGTCATCTACAATGGGACACACACAGGAAGTTCCACCGAAGACACTGTGTATGGGACCACCGTCACTTACACGTGCAACCCGGGGCCAGAGGCAGGAGTGACGTTCCACCTCATCGGGGAGAGCACCATCCATTGTACGAGCGACGATCAGGAGAGAGGCATCTGGAGCCACCCTGCTCCTCTCTGTAACTTTTCCCTGCCTGCTGTGAAGTGCTCACATGTTCATGTTGCAAACGGGTACAAGATATCTGGCAAGGAAGCCCCGTATTTCTACAATGACAGTGTGACATTCAAGTGTAACGACGGGTTTACTTTGAGAGGCAGCAGTAAAATCCGTTGCAAAGCCAGTAACACCTGGGATCCTGAAATACCAGTTTGTGAAAAAG TTCTCTCTTCAGGCTGCCAGCCACCTCCTGGGCTCCAGCACGGTCAGCACACAGGTGGAAATAGGGTCCTCTTTGTCTCTGGGATGACAGTAAACTACACCTGTGACCCTGGCTACTTGCTTGTGGGAAACAAATCCATTCACTGTATGCCTTCAGGAAATTGGAGTCCTTCTCCCCCTCGGTGTGAAG AAGCACCATGTCATCCGGTGGGAGAAGACCTTCATAAGCTTCCAGCTGATTCACACATCATATCAGTTAATACATCCTGTCAAGTTGG GTACCAGTTGACTGGATATGCTTATCGGAAGTGTCAAGATGCTGAGAATGGAGTTTGGTTCCAGAGGATTCTACTTTGTAAAG TTATTTACTGTCAGCCTCCACCAGAGATTGACAAGGGGAGGCACAGAAGCGTGATGGTAAAACACTTTCTGTATGGCAATGAAGTCTCTTATGAATGTGACCAAGAATACTATCTTCTGGGAGAGAAAACTCTGCGATGCATCAGTGGCTCTGAAGAGCATGGATCCTGGAGTGGACCTCCCCCACAGTGCCTAAAATCTCCTGCTGTGACTCACTGCCCTAACCCAGAAATCAAACATGGATACAAGCTAAATAACAGTCACTCTTTATATTCCCACAATGACATAGTGTATGTTGCCTGCAATCCAGGCTTCATCATGAATGGCAGTCACTTGATCAGGTGTCACACCAGTAACAAATGGGTGCCAGGTGTACCGACTTGTATCAAAATGG CTTCCTTGGGATGCCAACCCCCACTTAAGATCCCCAACGGGAATCATTCTGGTGGAGATACAGCTCGATTTTCTCCTGGAATGTCAATCTTGTACAGCTGTGAGCAAGGCTACCAGCTGGTGGGAGAGGCACTCCTTCTTTGCACACATATGGGAAACTGGAGTCAACCTACCCCTTATTGTAAAG aagttAACTGTAGCTTCCCAGAGTATATGCATGGAATCCAGGAGGGGCCAGAACCTGGGAAAATGTATCAGTATGGCACTGTTGTCACCGTGGAGTGTGAAGACGGGTTCACCCTGGAAGGCAGTCCCCAGAGTCAGTGTCAGGACGACCACCGATGGAACCCTCCCCTGCCTGTCTGCAAATCACCAG GCTCCCTTGCTCTTCTTATTTGTG GTATTTCTGCAAGTTTAGTATTTCTTATCGTCTTGATTAGCATCACCTCGTGCATGATATTCAAATACAAACAACG CAATTATTATACAAACACAAGCCCTAAGGAAGATCGTCACTTTGAAATACAAGAAATATATCCTATTGATCCATACAACCCAGCAAGCTAA